One Nocardioides oleivorans DNA segment encodes these proteins:
- the modA gene encoding molybdate ABC transporter substrate-binding protein → MKRTIPLALTAVLLSTALAGCGGDDEPASGDGGDAGETTLVVYAAASLTSTFEDIADEFESTHDGVTVQFNFQGSSDLVAQLQEGAPADVFASADEANMDKLTADDLQGSEPELFASNTLEIAVPPGNPAGVESFQDLAEDGLNLVVCAPEVPCGAATQKVAESAGVELAPVSEEQSVTDVLAKVTTGEADAGLVYVTDVLVAGDDVEGVEFPESSAAVNLYPIATLGESENPDLAQEFVDLVLGQTGQSILGDAGFAPAP, encoded by the coding sequence ATGAAGCGCACGATCCCCCTCGCCCTCACCGCCGTCCTGCTGTCCACTGCGCTCGCCGGCTGCGGTGGCGACGACGAGCCCGCCTCGGGCGACGGGGGCGACGCAGGCGAGACGACGCTGGTCGTCTACGCCGCGGCCTCGTTGACCTCCACGTTCGAGGACATCGCCGACGAGTTCGAGTCGACCCACGACGGGGTCACGGTGCAGTTCAACTTCCAGGGCTCCTCGGACCTGGTCGCCCAGCTGCAGGAGGGTGCGCCCGCCGACGTGTTCGCGTCCGCGGACGAGGCCAACATGGACAAGCTCACGGCGGACGACCTCCAGGGCTCGGAGCCCGAGCTGTTCGCCTCGAACACCCTCGAGATCGCGGTGCCGCCGGGCAACCCGGCCGGCGTCGAGTCTTTCCAGGACCTCGCCGAGGACGGGCTGAACCTGGTCGTCTGCGCGCCGGAGGTGCCGTGCGGGGCCGCCACCCAGAAGGTCGCGGAGTCGGCAGGGGTGGAGCTCGCGCCGGTGAGTGAGGAGCAGTCGGTGACCGACGTGCTCGCCAAGGTCACCACGGGTGAGGCCGACGCCGGCCTGGTCTACGTCACCGACGTGCTCGTCGCCGGCGACGACGTCGAGGGCGTGGAGTTCCCCGAGTCGTCGGCCGCGGTCAACCTCTACCCGATCGCCACCCTCGGCGAGAGCGAGAACCCCGACCTGGCGCAGGAGTTCGTCGACCTGGTCCTGGGGCAGACCGGGCAGTCGATCCTCGGGGACGCCGGCTTCGCACCCGCTCCCTGA
- a CDS encoding MFS transporter, whose amino-acid sequence MDLRDLPRVVWALALARFVSSASSFTMLFLTLYLTGPRDLSTTTAGLLAGSVGVGMLAGYFTGGRWGDRFGHRRVLLTASSAGGLMLVAVPFVPLWVLWVLLPVQSYLAATGGVSSGALSALAVPRGGRRTSVAVGRAASNAGFVLGPPIGALLVTWSYDAMFVVDGLAVIVVRLALSRVLPKDAPDVVDHDAPRGGFLRAVRADRALLVLMVGVVLVDLVYRQLYSTLPLHLRDEGQPVWLYATVIAVGSGLILVLEIPVTQWLQGRAAYGVIALGYALVGVGAAMFALPVSVVTVLLAMVVLTAGEILYKTTATAHVLDQAPDHLVGQYQGLYTGAATSGTLLAAPVGTAVYAAAPGLLWPVMAALALAASAFVLLSRRVALDHPGRTARTQ is encoded by the coding sequence GTGGACCTGCGAGACCTGCCCCGCGTCGTGTGGGCGCTGGCCCTCGCGCGGTTCGTGTCGTCGGCGTCGTCGTTCACGATGCTCTTCCTCACGCTCTACCTCACCGGTCCGCGCGACCTGTCGACCACGACCGCCGGCCTGCTCGCCGGGTCCGTCGGCGTCGGCATGCTGGCGGGCTACTTCACCGGCGGGCGCTGGGGTGACCGGTTCGGTCACCGGCGCGTGCTGCTCACGGCGAGCTCGGCCGGAGGGCTGATGCTCGTGGCCGTCCCGTTCGTCCCGCTCTGGGTGCTCTGGGTGCTGCTGCCGGTCCAGAGCTACCTCGCGGCGACCGGCGGCGTGTCGTCCGGAGCGCTGTCCGCGCTCGCGGTGCCGCGCGGTGGGCGTCGTACGTCGGTCGCGGTCGGACGCGCGGCCTCCAACGCCGGGTTCGTGCTGGGGCCGCCGATCGGTGCGTTGCTCGTGACGTGGAGCTACGACGCGATGTTCGTCGTCGACGGCCTCGCCGTGATCGTCGTACGACTCGCGCTGAGCCGGGTGCTGCCGAAGGACGCTCCCGACGTGGTGGACCACGACGCACCCCGCGGCGGGTTCCTCCGGGCGGTCCGCGCCGACCGGGCGCTGCTCGTGCTGATGGTCGGGGTGGTGCTGGTCGACCTCGTCTACCGCCAGCTCTACTCCACCCTCCCGCTCCACCTGCGCGACGAGGGCCAGCCGGTCTGGCTCTACGCGACGGTCATCGCGGTCGGCTCCGGACTGATCCTGGTGCTGGAGATCCCGGTGACGCAGTGGCTGCAGGGGAGGGCGGCGTACGGCGTCATCGCGCTCGGCTACGCGCTCGTCGGTGTCGGGGCGGCGATGTTCGCGCTGCCGGTCTCGGTCGTGACCGTGCTGCTCGCGATGGTGGTGCTGACGGCCGGGGAGATCCTCTACAAGACCACCGCGACCGCCCACGTGCTCGACCAGGCGCCCGACCACCTCGTCGGTCAGTACCAGGGCCTCTACACCGGCGCCGCCACCAGCGGGACGCTCCTCGCGGCACCGGTCGGCACGGCCGTCTACGCCGCCGCGCCCGGCCTGCTCTGGCCGGTCATGGCCGCGCTCGCCCTCGCCGCGTCGGCGTTCGTGCTGCTGTCGCGCCGGGTCGCGCTCGACCACCCCGGCAGGACCGCCAGGACGCAGTAG
- a CDS encoding peptidylprolyl isomerase, whose product MSSNKQRKSRQDAERQQLEREQQRLAAVRRRRTALLSILSAVVGVVVVVGLLAILTRGGDEPDEGTQPPQVQDTSMLEEEAAGEAQGAAVNEAMAAGEVVAEDFTVEPGTAVDSGIKPPRDDRPVACGAKAPANARATRPRFPGGPAQVLEGGVDYVARITTSCGPIVIDLLEKDAPVAVNSFVFLARQGFYDGLEVFRDYGAIAAVEAGSGDNTVGWDAGYQLPDELDLAEREGYPVGTVTTAGLGQPYTAGSGFFIAYGKEFDSGFATNRVQTSFGRVLSGMDVIATMTAMERLGMGGESFAKRLFLEKVVIEER is encoded by the coding sequence GTGAGCAGCAACAAGCAGCGGAAGTCCAGGCAGGACGCCGAGCGCCAGCAGCTCGAGCGCGAGCAGCAGCGCCTGGCAGCGGTACGCCGTCGGCGTACGGCCCTGCTCAGCATCCTGTCCGCCGTGGTCGGCGTCGTCGTGGTCGTCGGACTGCTGGCGATCCTGACGCGGGGCGGTGACGAGCCCGACGAGGGCACGCAGCCGCCCCAGGTCCAGGACACCTCGATGCTCGAGGAGGAGGCGGCCGGCGAGGCCCAGGGGGCCGCGGTCAACGAGGCGATGGCCGCCGGCGAGGTCGTCGCCGAGGACTTCACCGTCGAGCCCGGCACGGCCGTCGACAGCGGGATCAAGCCGCCGCGCGACGACCGACCCGTGGCCTGCGGCGCGAAGGCGCCCGCCAACGCGCGCGCCACCCGCCCGCGCTTCCCCGGAGGTCCGGCGCAGGTGCTCGAGGGCGGCGTCGACTACGTCGCACGGATCACGACGTCCTGCGGGCCGATCGTCATCGACCTGCTGGAGAAGGACGCACCGGTCGCAGTGAACTCCTTCGTCTTCCTCGCCCGGCAGGGGTTCTACGACGGGCTCGAGGTCTTCCGCGACTACGGCGCGATCGCGGCCGTCGAGGCCGGGAGCGGCGACAACACCGTCGGGTGGGACGCCGGCTACCAGCTGCCCGACGAGCTCGACCTCGCCGAGCGTGAGGGCTACCCGGTCGGCACCGTGACCACGGCCGGGCTCGGCCAGCCGTACACCGCCGGGAGCGGGTTCTTCATCGCCTACGGCAAGGAGTTCGACTCCGGCTTCGCGACCAACCGCGTGCAGACGAGCTTCGGCCGGGTGCTCTCCGGGATGGACGTGATCGCCACCATGACGGCGATGGAGCGCCTCGGCATGGGCGGGGAGTCCTTCGCGAAGCGCCTGTTCCTGGAGAAGGTCGTGATCGAGGAACGATGA
- a CDS encoding nuclear transport factor 2 family protein, translated as MDAAAALARWHAVVDSRDAAGLPALVAEDAVFRSPAVHTPQEGRDTVVGYLTAAFTVLGPHLAYEREWLGDDSAVLQFRSEVGGLDVSGIDMITWDADGQIVDFTVMVRPKKALDAVIEHMGAELLRMLEAAGH; from the coding sequence ATGGATGCTGCAGCCGCCCTCGCCCGCTGGCACGCCGTCGTCGACAGCCGCGACGCGGCCGGCCTGCCCGCACTGGTCGCCGAGGACGCGGTCTTCCGCAGCCCGGCCGTGCACACGCCGCAGGAGGGACGCGACACGGTCGTCGGCTACCTCACCGCCGCCTTCACCGTCCTCGGCCCGCACCTGGCCTACGAGCGCGAGTGGCTCGGCGACGACTCAGCGGTCCTGCAGTTCCGGTCCGAGGTCGGCGGCCTCGACGTCTCGGGGATCGACATGATCACGTGGGACGCCGACGGCCAGATCGTCGACTTCACCGTCATGGTGCGCCCGAAGAAGGCCCTCGACGCCGTCATCGAGCACATGGGAGCCGAGCTGCTGCGGATGCTCGAGGCCGCCGGTCACTGA
- a CDS encoding ArsR/SmtB family transcription factor codes for MSKSLLELTPVEAVACCSPVTREPMSADAAERIAPLLKAIADPVRLRLLSLVASHADGEACVCDLNDAFDLSQPTVSHHLKLLHGAGLLDREKRGVWVYYRVNPTALADLAALLGGVTA; via the coding sequence ATGTCGAAGTCCTTGCTCGAGCTGACGCCCGTCGAGGCAGTCGCGTGCTGCTCACCGGTGACTCGTGAGCCGATGTCGGCCGACGCCGCCGAGCGCATCGCTCCGTTGCTGAAGGCGATCGCCGACCCGGTGCGCCTCCGGCTGCTCTCGCTGGTCGCCTCCCACGCCGACGGCGAGGCGTGCGTGTGCGACCTCAACGACGCCTTCGACCTCTCCCAGCCGACCGTCAGCCACCACCTCAAGCTGCTCCACGGGGCCGGTCTGCTCGACCGCGAGAAGCGCGGCGTCTGGGTCTACTACCGGGTGAACCCGACCGCGCTCGCCGACCTCGCCGCGCTGCTCGGCGGCGTCACCGCGTGA
- a CDS encoding DUF1272 domain-containing protein yields the protein MELRPNCEQCDRDLPPESPDARICTYECTFCADCVRDVLHGVCPNCGGGFERRPVRPPAQLARHPASTTRVLRA from the coding sequence ATGGAGCTGCGACCCAACTGCGAGCAGTGCGACCGCGACCTGCCGCCGGAGTCACCGGACGCGCGGATCTGCACCTACGAGTGCACCTTCTGCGCCGACTGCGTCCGCGACGTCCTGCACGGCGTGTGCCCCAACTGCGGTGGTGGCTTCGAGCGGCGCCCCGTCCGTCCGCCGGCGCAGCTGGCCAGGCACCCGGCCTCGACGACCCGGGTGCTCCGCGCCTGA
- a CDS encoding arsenate reductase ArsC, with protein MSERPTVLFVCVHNAGRSQMAAGYLQHLAGDRVQVLSAGSQPGNRINPVAVAAMAEEGIDIAANEPKLLTDSAVREADVVITMGCGDECPFHPGRRYEDWALDDPAGQGIDAVRPIRDDIRSRVTALVHELVRPD; from the coding sequence ATGTCCGAGCGTCCCACTGTCCTGTTCGTCTGCGTCCACAACGCGGGTCGCTCCCAGATGGCCGCCGGCTACCTCCAGCACCTCGCGGGCGACCGCGTGCAGGTGCTGTCCGCGGGATCGCAGCCCGGCAACCGGATCAATCCCGTGGCGGTCGCGGCGATGGCCGAGGAGGGGATCGACATCGCGGCCAACGAGCCGAAGCTGCTCACCGACAGTGCGGTGCGGGAGGCCGACGTCGTGATCACCATGGGCTGCGGCGACGAGTGCCCGTTCCACCCCGGCAGGCGCTACGAGGACTGGGCCCTCGACGACCCCGCCGGTCAGGGCATCGACGCCGTCCGCCCCATCCGCGACGACATCCGGTCGCGGGTCACCGCACTGGTCCACGAGCTCGTGCGGCCGGACTGA
- a CDS encoding DUF1905 domain-containing protein, with protein MSSARIWEGGGMEIEFDGEVVEWRGPAPFYFVVLPLDAADLVDEVKAEVVYWGVVPVRAQIGETEFETAMFPREETWFLPVKAAVRKAEAFGLGDVVAVRIDVGRD; from the coding sequence GTGTCCTCCGCGCGCATCTGGGAAGGTGGCGGGATGGAGATCGAGTTCGACGGCGAGGTCGTCGAGTGGCGTGGACCGGCGCCGTTCTACTTCGTCGTCCTCCCGCTCGACGCCGCCGACCTCGTCGACGAGGTCAAGGCCGAGGTCGTCTACTGGGGCGTGGTCCCGGTGCGCGCGCAGATCGGCGAGACGGAGTTCGAGACCGCGATGTTCCCCCGCGAGGAGACCTGGTTCCTGCCGGTGAAGGCGGCCGTGCGCAAGGCCGAGGCCTTCGGGCTCGGCGACGTCGTCGCGGTGCGGATCGACGTCGGCCGGGACTGA
- a CDS encoding YciI family protein has translation MTKYAIYFHQQWVGDHPMEWFMSRVEPSTAVVAEMEAAGVLVFAGGLVEDMAEAFSADGTSGEMLVTDGPYTEVTEYLGGITIIEVETLEEAKEWAAKIAEGCGWPQEVRVVK, from the coding sequence ATGACGAAGTACGCCATCTACTTCCACCAGCAGTGGGTCGGTGACCACCCGATGGAGTGGTTCATGTCCCGCGTCGAGCCGTCCACCGCCGTGGTCGCCGAGATGGAGGCGGCCGGGGTGCTGGTGTTCGCCGGTGGGCTCGTCGAGGACATGGCGGAGGCGTTCAGCGCCGACGGCACGAGCGGCGAGATGCTCGTGACCGACGGCCCCTACACCGAGGTCACGGAGTACCTCGGTGGCATCACCATCATCGAGGTCGAGACCCTCGAGGAGGCCAAGGAGTGGGCTGCGAAGATCGCCGAGGGCTGCGGCTGGCCGCAAGAGGTCCGCGTCGTCAAGTAG
- a CDS encoding TOBE domain-containing protein yields the protein MPQMRIRDAAAYLGVSDDTVRRWIDRGLLSATADESGRKVVDGFEVAQVARQHASLPGLPDGLASSARNRFVGLVTDIVVDKVMAQVELQCGPFRVVSLMSSEAVRDLQLELGSVAVAVIKSTAVVVEAPQGES from the coding sequence GTGCCGCAGATGAGGATCCGAGACGCTGCCGCCTACCTCGGCGTGAGCGACGACACCGTGCGCCGGTGGATCGACCGCGGGCTCCTGAGCGCCACGGCCGACGAGTCCGGGCGCAAGGTCGTCGACGGGTTCGAGGTCGCCCAGGTGGCCCGCCAGCACGCCTCGCTCCCCGGGCTGCCAGACGGGCTGGCCAGCTCGGCCCGCAACCGGTTCGTCGGCCTGGTCACGGACATCGTCGTCGACAAGGTGATGGCCCAGGTCGAGCTCCAGTGCGGACCGTTCCGCGTCGTGTCGCTCATGAGCAGCGAAGCCGTGCGCGACCTCCAGCTCGAGCTCGGATCCGTCGCCGTGGCGGTCATCAAGTCCACCGCAGTCGTCGTGGAAGCCCCCCAAGGAGAGTCATGA
- a CDS encoding ankyrin repeat domain-containing protein → MSTISTLDPRAVAVTRAIHVGDVEGLRRLLEDDPGLAVVRLGDDDPGGMSRPLLHVATDWPGHFPRVAETIAVLVAAGADVDARFRGPHEETALHWAASSDDVEALHALLDAGADIEADGAVIAGGTPLTDATAFGQWGAARALVARGARAGLFDLAALGMTSELLSALESSGRAGDEVDHAFWSACHGNRLDTAQALVELGADVDWLPPWEDATPLDIAARVGAHDVVRWLHGLGARSCEDLGQP, encoded by the coding sequence ATGAGCACGATCAGCACTCTCGACCCGCGTGCCGTCGCCGTCACGCGCGCGATCCACGTCGGCGACGTCGAGGGCCTGCGCCGGCTGCTGGAGGACGACCCCGGCCTGGCCGTCGTACGGCTCGGCGACGACGACCCCGGCGGGATGAGCCGACCGCTCCTCCACGTGGCCACCGACTGGCCCGGCCACTTCCCCCGGGTCGCCGAGACCATCGCCGTCCTCGTCGCTGCGGGCGCCGACGTGGACGCCCGGTTCCGCGGACCTCACGAGGAGACCGCCCTCCACTGGGCGGCCAGCTCGGACGACGTCGAGGCGCTCCACGCGCTGCTCGACGCCGGGGCGGACATCGAGGCCGACGGCGCCGTCATCGCCGGGGGTACGCCGCTGACGGACGCCACGGCGTTCGGGCAGTGGGGGGCCGCCCGCGCCCTCGTCGCGCGAGGCGCCCGGGCCGGCCTCTTCGACCTCGCCGCGCTCGGGATGACCTCCGAGCTCCTGTCGGCGCTGGAGTCCTCCGGTCGTGCCGGGGACGAGGTCGACCACGCCTTCTGGTCCGCCTGCCACGGCAACCGGCTCGACACCGCGCAGGCACTGGTCGAGCTGGGCGCCGACGTGGACTGGCTGCCTCCGTGGGAGGACGCCACGCCCCTCGACATCGCCGCCCGGGTCGGTGCCCACGACGTCGTCCGCTGGCTCCACGGCCTCGGCGCGCGGTCGTGCGAGGACCTCGGTCAGCCGTAG
- a CDS encoding polyketide cyclase: protein MTDQLTARRFIEAEPAAIFAALCDPECHVDIDSSGMLQSAEGDHVAAVGDRFTVHMDRESKGDFPMGRYDVEVVIDRFEPDREISWWIEGTIKPPIGHTYGYLLEAGEVEGRPGTWVTSVYDWSQVGDRWRPIFPVNDESALRATLGILDRVVRRRGQ from the coding sequence ATGACCGACCAGCTGACCGCGCGCCGCTTCATCGAGGCCGAGCCTGCGGCGATCTTCGCCGCGCTGTGCGATCCCGAGTGCCACGTCGACATCGACTCCTCGGGGATGCTGCAGTCGGCGGAGGGCGACCACGTCGCGGCGGTCGGCGACCGCTTCACGGTGCACATGGACCGTGAGTCGAAGGGCGACTTCCCGATGGGCCGCTACGACGTCGAGGTCGTCATCGACCGGTTCGAGCCCGATCGCGAGATCTCGTGGTGGATCGAGGGCACGATCAAGCCACCGATCGGCCACACCTACGGCTACCTGCTCGAGGCCGGCGAGGTCGAGGGACGCCCGGGCACCTGGGTGACGTCGGTCTACGACTGGTCGCAGGTCGGCGACAGGTGGCGGCCGATCTTCCCGGTCAACGACGAGTCGGCGCTGCGCGCGACCCTCGGCATCCTCGACCGGGTCGTGCGCCGTCGGGGTCAGTGA
- a CDS encoding S8 family serine peptidase: MNLKPLLACAASVLAASATFAGAGTAQAAPDAAAPANLSTFLAQQLTGLTGRTTVMVHGSSITAARQAVVASGMRRTGEFTGIGVVVANATKSQIQSVRSAPGVTYVEGGAQPITFAQETSNTATRGAEAASTLTGADGSALTGKGVSVAVIDSGIDPTHPYFKEADGSSAVVANLKALCEPLTETCSVQRLPNIVDTDTLSVGGHGTHVNGIVAGRPTTLSDGGTLQGAAPGAKLVSLSTGAGIVILGADSALNWVLENHAAPCGAGVPASTCPPIKVTNNSYGPTGGGAFDPESATVKLQRALAAEGVVTVWAAGNDGGDGSTSLTNPPGQDPTGGILSVASYDDQDTGTRDGVVSEFSSRGLSSDASTWPDISAPGENITSSCRLYLVICATGLDPQNGPGALDIGTFNTISGTSMAAPHIAGIVAQLFQARPGATPAEIEQALKVSAHKYTDGAAYQSGPLGTTSYDKGYGLVDVVAAVAALG, translated from the coding sequence GTGAACCTCAAGCCCCTGCTCGCCTGCGCGGCGAGCGTGCTGGCCGCATCGGCCACGTTCGCCGGCGCCGGCACCGCCCAGGCGGCTCCCGACGCGGCGGCTCCGGCCAACCTCAGCACCTTCCTGGCCCAGCAGCTGACCGGCCTGACCGGCAGGACCACGGTGATGGTCCACGGCAGCTCGATCACCGCCGCCCGCCAGGCCGTCGTGGCGTCGGGCATGCGGAGGACCGGTGAGTTCACGGGCATCGGTGTCGTCGTCGCCAACGCCACGAAGTCCCAGATCCAGTCCGTCCGCAGCGCACCCGGCGTGACCTACGTCGAGGGCGGCGCGCAGCCCATCACCTTCGCCCAGGAGACCTCGAACACCGCGACCCGCGGCGCCGAGGCCGCCTCCACCCTCACCGGCGCCGACGGCAGCGCGCTGACCGGCAAGGGCGTCAGCGTCGCCGTGATCGACTCCGGCATCGACCCGACCCACCCCTACTTCAAGGAGGCCGACGGCTCCAGCGCCGTCGTGGCCAACCTCAAGGCGCTGTGCGAGCCGCTGACCGAGACCTGCTCGGTCCAGCGGCTGCCGAACATCGTCGACACCGACACGCTGTCGGTCGGCGGCCACGGCACCCACGTCAACGGCATCGTCGCCGGTCGCCCGACCACGCTGAGCGACGGCGGCACGCTCCAGGGCGCGGCCCCGGGCGCCAAACTGGTCTCCCTCTCGACCGGTGCCGGCATCGTCATCCTGGGAGCCGACTCGGCCCTCAACTGGGTGCTCGAGAACCACGCCGCACCGTGCGGGGCCGGCGTACCCGCCTCCACGTGCCCGCCGATCAAGGTCACCAACAACTCCTACGGCCCGACCGGTGGCGGCGCGTTCGACCCCGAGTCGGCCACGGTGAAGCTCCAGCGGGCGCTCGCGGCTGAGGGAGTCGTGACGGTCTGGGCAGCCGGCAACGACGGGGGCGACGGGTCGACGAGCCTCACGAACCCGCCCGGCCAGGACCCGACGGGCGGCATCTTGTCGGTCGCGTCCTACGACGACCAGGACACCGGCACCCGTGACGGAGTCGTCTCCGAGTTCAGCTCGCGCGGCCTGTCCTCCGACGCCTCGACGTGGCCGGACATCTCCGCACCGGGGGAGAACATCACCTCGTCGTGCCGGCTCTACCTCGTCATCTGCGCCACCGGGCTAGACCCGCAGAACGGTCCCGGCGCGCTCGACATCGGCACCTTCAACACGATCAGCGGCACGTCGATGGCCGCCCCGCACATCGCGGGCATCGTCGCCCAGCTGTTCCAGGCCAGGCCCGGCGCGACCCCCGCCGAGATCGAGCAGGCGCTGAAGGTCTCGGCCCACAAGTACACGGACGGGGCTGCCTACCAGTCCGGTCCGCTCGGCACCACGTCGTACGACAAGGGCTACGGCCTCGTCGACGTCGTGGCTGCGGTCGCGGCGCTGGGGTGA
- a CDS encoding ABC1 kinase family protein, with amino-acid sequence MTELPRKAAARTARLAALPLGYAGRQAMGLGKRLGGKPAEAVASELQQRTAEQLFRTLGDLKGGAMKFGQALSVLEAALPEDLAAPYREHLTALQDSAPPMPTATVREQLTAHLGADWKDRLVWLDGAPTAAASIGQVHRGRWDDGSSGEREVAVKVQYPGAGDALMGDLRQIARVARGVAPVFPGIDIKPLVAELQDRAADELDYQLEAEAQAAYAEAFADDPHIVVPAVVAVGGQVLVTEWMDSPHSLAHIIREGTQAERDHYGELFVRFLFEGPQRTGMLHADPHPGNFRVLPAPDGGLGRLGVLDFGAVARLADGRLPTAMGRLMRIALDSDEESLVAGLRAEGFIKERIEVDPAMVLNYLSPFVEPLGETRFTFTREWMREQFERVNDPRAETFTLATKLNLPTSYLLIHRTWLGGIGLLSQLGATAPFREILEESLPGFAD; translated from the coding sequence ATGACCGAGCTGCCCCGCAAGGCCGCTGCGCGTACCGCGCGGTTGGCAGCACTACCCCTCGGCTACGCCGGCCGCCAGGCGATGGGCCTCGGCAAGCGCCTGGGCGGGAAGCCCGCCGAGGCGGTCGCGAGCGAGCTCCAGCAGCGCACGGCCGAGCAGCTGTTCCGCACGCTCGGCGACCTCAAGGGCGGGGCCATGAAGTTCGGCCAGGCGCTGAGCGTGCTGGAGGCCGCGCTGCCCGAGGACCTGGCCGCGCCCTATCGCGAGCACCTCACGGCACTGCAGGACTCCGCTCCCCCGATGCCGACCGCCACGGTGCGCGAGCAGCTCACCGCGCACCTCGGCGCCGACTGGAAGGACCGGCTGGTCTGGCTCGACGGCGCGCCCACGGCCGCGGCCTCCATCGGCCAGGTCCACCGCGGGCGGTGGGACGACGGGAGCTCCGGTGAGCGCGAGGTCGCCGTCAAGGTGCAGTACCCCGGCGCCGGTGACGCGCTGATGGGCGACCTGCGCCAGATCGCGCGGGTCGCGCGCGGCGTCGCCCCGGTCTTCCCCGGGATCGACATCAAGCCACTGGTCGCCGAGCTGCAGGACCGGGCCGCCGACGAGCTCGACTACCAGCTCGAGGCCGAGGCCCAGGCCGCCTACGCCGAGGCGTTCGCCGACGACCCGCACATCGTCGTCCCGGCCGTCGTGGCCGTCGGCGGCCAGGTGCTGGTGACCGAGTGGATGGACTCGCCGCACTCCTTGGCGCACATCATCCGCGAGGGCACCCAGGCCGAGCGCGACCACTACGGCGAGCTGTTCGTGCGGTTCCTCTTCGAGGGCCCCCAGCGCACCGGGATGCTCCACGCCGACCCCCACCCCGGCAACTTCCGGGTGCTACCCGCCCCCGACGGCGGCCTCGGGCGACTCGGCGTGCTCGACTTCGGCGCCGTGGCACGGCTCGCCGACGGCCGGCTGCCCACCGCGATGGGGAGGCTGATGCGGATCGCGCTCGACTCCGACGAGGAGTCCCTCGTCGCCGGCCTGCGCGCCGAGGGCTTCATCAAGGAGCGCATCGAGGTCGACCCGGCGATGGTGCTCAACTACCTCTCGCCGTTCGTCGAGCCGCTCGGCGAGACCCGCTTCACCTTCACCCGTGAGTGGATGCGCGAGCAGTTCGAGCGGGTCAACGACCCGCGCGCGGAGACCTTCACCCTCGCCACCAAGCTCAACCTGCCGACGTCGTACCTCCTCATCCACCGCACCTGGCTGGGCGGCATCGGCCTGCTGAGCCAGCTCGGCGCCACGGCCCCCTTCCGGGAGATCCTCGAGGAGTCGCTGCCCGGCTTCGCCGATTGA
- a CDS encoding aquaporin produces the protein MSHDVVRRVVAEALGTALLVCAVVGSGIAAQRLSPDDVGLQLLQNSIATGAALVALILAFQPVSASFNPVVTAVEAVLGRLPVSVAAVMVAAQLAGGLLGAVVANVMFELDPVSISTHARGGSGQLVGEVVATLGLVLVVFGALRSPRVDTVAFAVGGWITAAYWFTSSTSFANPAVTVARTLSDTFAGIAPGSAPAFVLMQVVGGALALGVLRLLHPRPATTQET, from the coding sequence GTGAGCCACGACGTCGTACGCCGTGTCGTCGCGGAGGCGCTCGGCACCGCCCTCCTCGTGTGCGCCGTGGTCGGCTCCGGCATCGCCGCGCAACGGTTGTCACCCGATGACGTCGGCCTCCAGCTGCTGCAGAACAGCATCGCGACCGGGGCAGCGCTGGTCGCCCTGATCCTGGCCTTCCAGCCCGTGTCGGCGTCCTTCAACCCCGTCGTCACGGCGGTCGAGGCGGTGCTCGGGCGACTCCCCGTGTCCGTCGCAGCCGTCATGGTCGCGGCACAGCTGGCCGGTGGCCTCCTCGGCGCGGTCGTCGCGAACGTCATGTTCGAGCTCGACCCGGTCTCGATCTCCACCCACGCCCGAGGCGGCAGCGGGCAGCTGGTCGGCGAGGTGGTCGCCACCCTCGGTCTCGTCCTGGTGGTGTTCGGTGCGCTGCGGTCGCCGCGGGTCGACACCGTCGCCTTCGCCGTCGGTGGCTGGATCACGGCTGCCTACTGGTTCACCAGCTCGACGAGCTTCGCCAATCCCGCCGTGACCGTCGCTCGCACGCTCTCCGACACGTTCGCGGGCATCGCACCCGGCTCGGCCCCGGCCTTCGTCCTCATGCAGGTCGTCGGCGGCGCCCTCGCCCTCGGTGTCCTGCGCCTGCTGCACCCTCGCCCCGCCACGACCCAGGAGACCTGA